In one Roseburia intestinalis L1-82 genomic region, the following are encoded:
- a CDS encoding IS4 family transposase codes for MNYSTEVKQKLLSIITKMDSYYWLFTKHPKTDFSRKKKWSFEEVMKFMLTMEGKALRDELLEYFEFDNTTPSNSSFNQRRAQILPEAFEFLFQEFTKSFTDNVTYNGLRLIACDGSDLCIAHNPQDETTYFQTLPDRKGYNLLHLNAFYDLCSRQYTDAIIQPSRLANERRAMCEMIDRYNDTSAIFIADRGYENYNIFAHVEHKGMYYLIRVKDITSNGITSKLTMLPESGEFDEWVNVTLTKKQTNEVKANPKKYRVIDKKTPFDYLDLHFNNFYEMKMRVIRFPIPQGSYECIITNLPQDKFNSDEIKRLYAKRWGIETSFRELKYALGLTRFHSKKPEYIMQEIWSRMTLYNFCEIIATNVVINEKKGCKHTYQLNYTRAIRICCYFLSIKKEKAPPDVEYLIGHELLPIRPGRTDPRKVKPQSAISFLYRAA; via the coding sequence ATGAATTATTCTACAGAGGTAAAACAAAAATTACTATCAATTATTACAAAAATGGATTCTTACTATTGGCTATTTACAAAGCATCCAAAAACGGACTTTTCCCGTAAAAAGAAATGGTCATTTGAAGAGGTTATGAAGTTCATGCTTACAATGGAAGGCAAAGCATTAAGAGATGAACTGTTGGAATATTTTGAATTTGATAATACTACACCATCAAATTCTTCATTCAATCAGCGTAGAGCACAGATATTGCCTGAAGCATTTGAATTTTTATTCCAAGAATTTACAAAGTCTTTTACGGATAATGTTACATATAATGGTCTTAGACTGATTGCATGTGATGGCTCGGATTTGTGCATTGCACACAATCCCCAAGATGAAACAACCTATTTTCAAACTCTTCCTGACAGAAAAGGGTACAACCTATTGCATTTAAATGCTTTTTATGATTTATGCAGCCGCCAATACACAGATGCAATTATCCAGCCTTCACGCTTGGCGAATGAAAGACGTGCAATGTGTGAAATGATTGACCGATACAATGATACATCAGCTATTTTTATCGCAGACAGGGGTTATGAGAATTATAATATATTTGCCCATGTGGAACACAAAGGAATGTATTATTTAATTCGTGTCAAAGATATAACAAGTAATGGTATAACTTCAAAACTTACAATGCTTCCAGAGAGTGGGGAATTTGATGAATGGGTTAATGTTACGCTTACTAAAAAGCAGACAAATGAAGTAAAAGCAAATCCCAAAAAATACAGAGTTATTGATAAGAAAACGCCTTTTGATTATCTTGATCTGCATTTTAATAATTTTTACGAAATGAAAATGAGAGTGATACGTTTTCCAATACCTCAAGGTTCTTATGAATGCATTATTACAAATCTGCCACAAGATAAATTTAATTCTGATGAAATCAAACGGTTATATGCAAAACGTTGGGGAATAGAAACCTCTTTTCGAGAATTGAAATATGCCTTAGGACTAACACGTTTTCATTCAAAGAAACCAGAATATATTATGCAGGAAATATGGTCAAGAATGACTCTGTATAATTTCTGTGAAATTATAGCAACTAATGTTGTTATAAATGAGAAAAAAGGCTGTAAACATACATATCAGCTCAACTATACCCGAGCAATTCGGATTTGCTGTTACTTTCTATCGATTAAAAAAGAAAAAGCTCCACCCGATGTAGAATATCTAATCGGACATGAGCTTCTTCCTATACGTCCTGGGAGAACAGACCCTCGCAAAGTCAAGCCCCAGTCGGCGATAAGCTTTCTATATAGAGCAGCTTAA
- a CDS encoding RNA polymerase sigma factor produces MNDEQRALVERIFHEHHIHFQRISFNIVKSEEAAEDVVSTAFIKIMDNIEKISDLPCPQMTAFCVTIVKNASIDVLRQLQQSVHIDYWDNISDEDTDDIEDECIHNADVHRLTEVIDQLNPDDRHFIYLRYTLEMGYREIGELLNISEDAAKKRGQRLVKKLQKLYEER; encoded by the coding sequence TTGAATGATGAACAACGTGCGCTGGTAGAGCGGATATTCCATGAGCATCATATCCACTTCCAGCGCATTTCGTTTAATATTGTGAAGTCAGAGGAAGCCGCAGAGGATGTCGTGTCCACTGCATTTATAAAAATCATGGACAACATCGAAAAAATTTCTGATTTACCCTGTCCCCAAATGACCGCTTTCTGCGTTACCATAGTGAAAAATGCTTCTATTGACGTACTACGTCAATTACAACAGAGTGTTCACATTGATTACTGGGACAATATTTCGGACGAGGACACGGACGATATTGAAGATGAATGTATTCACAATGCAGATGTACATAGGCTGACTGAGGTAATAGATCAGCTTAATCCCGATGATCGGCATTTTATCTATCTTCGCTATACGCTGGAAATGGGATATAGAGAGATTGGTGAATTGCTGAACATTTCGGAGGATGCCGCAAAAAAACGTGGGCAGCGGCTCGTCAAGAAGCTCCAAAAACTGTATGAGGAAAGGTGA
- a CDS encoding DUF6674 family protein, whose amino-acid sequence MEAEKTLTNEEIIRELLDLLKKNTMKEQANDVFEICTYVDGLEKKIVSMTEELTSMQDQIKKMQEDTLINNAKKALTEAQERLNARCEQIKSQVSEIKVQVKSTAKNIVDETKAKGRAALYRVTEFVGIKKRLLNVRTVVKDTIVSTDRDIARTALLAKGLRKAGQTVNNAFRTFADKPEVDYSQKEQKHHLTKAVLAPMKAVRKLLVSMEMHLDASIDKLDNLAMNVQFDKEKRMEQTKDKEQKAPDTEREIIYSPMVAEPQEYKYNADAFAARKTSEAKQETAGKELPKVREDKAR is encoded by the coding sequence ATGGAAGCAGAAAAGACACTTACTAATGAGGAGATCATAAGAGAACTTCTCGATTTATTAAAAAAGAATACTATGAAAGAACAGGCAAATGATGTATTTGAGATATGCACCTATGTGGACGGTCTGGAAAAAAAGATTGTGTCTATGACAGAAGAACTTACCAGTATGCAGGACCAGATCAAGAAAATGCAGGAAGATACCCTTATCAATAATGCAAAAAAAGCATTAACAGAAGCACAGGAGCGACTCAATGCCAGATGTGAGCAGATAAAGTCACAGGTATCTGAGATAAAGGTACAGGTAAAATCTACTGCCAAGAATATTGTTGATGAAACAAAGGCAAAGGGCAGGGCGGCACTTTACAGGGTGACAGAATTTGTAGGAATTAAGAAAAGACTTCTCAATGTCAGAACAGTGGTAAAAGATACGATTGTATCTACAGACAGGGATATTGCAAGGACAGCACTTCTTGCAAAGGGACTCCGAAAAGCCGGGCAGACCGTAAACAATGCGTTCCGTACCTTTGCAGATAAGCCGGAGGTGGATTATTCACAGAAAGAACAGAAACACCATCTCACAAAGGCTGTACTTGCCCCTATGAAAGCAGTGAGAAAACTGCTTGTATCAATGGAGATGCATCTGGACGCCTCGATTGATAAGCTGGATAATCTGGCTATGAATGTGCAGTTTGATAAGGAAAAGCGTATGGAGCAGACAAAGGATAAGGAACAGAAAGCACCGGATACAGAAAGAGAGATCATCTACTCACCGATGGTAGCTGAACCACAGGAGTACAAGTATAATGCAGATGCTTTTGCGGCAAGAAAAACATCGGAGGCAAAGCAGGAAACGGCAGGGAAGGAGCTGCCAAAAGTCAGAGAAGATAAAGCCAGATAA
- a CDS encoding GNAT family N-acetyltransferase: MSDVYENCPAFENDKFLLRFSQLDDAEDLVSVYSDKNALPFFNSDNCHGDNFYYPNEDRMRQAIKFWLSSYSSKWFVRWTIIDKEKHEAIGTIEVFHRSANDNFNHVGVLRLDLKSEYETSEEIFTIMNLIVPPTFDLFECEEIITKVPVYAVERIEAMKRVGFKKSTKLLVGTMDGYAYKDYWTINRGVYIPLDDLEAKEKA; encoded by the coding sequence ATGTCAGACGTATATGAAAACTGTCCAGCTTTTGAAAATGATAAATTTCTACTGAGGTTTTCGCAACTTGATGATGCCGAGGATCTTGTAAGCGTGTATAGTGATAAAAATGCACTACCGTTTTTCAACAGCGATAATTGTCATGGAGATAATTTCTATTATCCAAATGAAGATCGAATGAGACAAGCTATTAAGTTTTGGCTTAGTTCCTATTCATCCAAATGGTTTGTCAGGTGGACAATTATTGACAAAGAAAAGCATGAAGCTATCGGCACGATTGAAGTGTTTCATCGTAGTGCAAACGACAACTTTAATCATGTGGGTGTTCTTAGACTTGATTTGAAAAGTGAATATGAAACTTCAGAAGAAATTTTTACAATTATGAATCTTATTGTACCACCTACATTTGATTTGTTTGAGTGCGAGGAAATAATTACAAAAGTTCCTGTTTATGCAGTTGAAAGAATTGAAGCAATGAAAAGAGTAGGATTTAAGAAGTCAACGAAGCTGTTGGTTGGGACAATGGACGGTTACGCTTATAAGGATTATTGGACAATTAACAGAGGAGTATATATCCCTCTGGATGATTTGGAAGCAAAAGAAAAGGCGTGA
- a CDS encoding methyl-accepting chemotaxis protein, whose amino-acid sequence MFKKLNKMKIGARLKKSFRQIILIFGILSALVVVIMLYTINNYGTILDNYAYPQGDIAMAMNESAEVRAASRGIVGYDSDSLIESMKEQHEQAVKSFEEYLEKIRPTMITKEGTACMDAIDKAWAEYKEVDAKVIEVGATTDTAKSLQAQRMMTDEAAPKYQALDDALQKLMALNISLGNAKRAQLRTVMIAALTIIIIVIAVSTIYSNSLSVAISKSIEKPLNELKDRFITFAEGDIDSPLPTVESEDEIKELVSGVSAMSDRIRVIIKDSGRMLNEMSEGNFAIDTECEEVYTGAFTDLLTGIRKMNEEIDTTVRGVDDASGQVLTGSTNLAEAAQSLAEGATDQAASVEEMQATINELTSGIKTTAEELGTAYDEAYKYAEIAEGSRGDMEVLVQAMSRINETSEKIGAIITQIEDIASQTNLLSLNASIEAARAGEAGKGFAVVADQIRNLAEQSAKSAVDSKALIEAAIHEVGDGNMYAEKASTSLREVVDGIQAIADSAKKIKEISIEQADSMEQVEATAERIAEVVQNNSAAAQETSATSEELTAQATTLSGMVSVFKLRQ is encoded by the coding sequence ATGTTTAAGAAACTTAACAAAATGAAGATTGGTGCACGACTGAAAAAATCTTTCAGACAGATTATTCTCATTTTTGGAATATTATCAGCACTGGTTGTAGTGATTATGCTTTATACGATAAACAACTATGGAACGATACTGGATAATTATGCGTATCCACAGGGAGACATTGCTATGGCAATGAATGAATCAGCGGAAGTAAGGGCTGCCTCAAGAGGTATTGTAGGTTATGATTCAGATAGTCTCATTGAAAGTATGAAAGAACAGCATGAACAGGCTGTTAAATCGTTTGAGGAATATTTGGAAAAAATACGCCCAACAATGATAACAAAAGAGGGAACTGCCTGCATGGACGCTATTGATAAAGCATGGGCAGAGTATAAGGAAGTGGATGCAAAAGTAATTGAGGTCGGTGCAACGACTGATACTGCGAAATCATTACAGGCTCAGCGGATGATGACCGATGAAGCAGCACCAAAGTATCAGGCGTTGGATGATGCTTTACAGAAACTTATGGCTTTGAATATTTCACTTGGAAACGCTAAACGTGCACAGTTGAGAACGGTTATGATAGCTGCATTGACAATTATAATAATTGTAATTGCAGTATCAACGATTTATTCAAACAGTCTTTCCGTTGCAATATCAAAGAGCATTGAAAAACCATTAAATGAATTAAAGGACAGATTTATTACATTTGCAGAGGGTGACATAGATTCTCCACTTCCAACGGTTGAGTCTGAGGATGAAATTAAGGAACTTGTATCTGGTGTATCTGCAATGTCAGACAGAATTAGAGTTATAATTAAAGATTCTGGCAGAATGTTAAATGAAATGTCAGAAGGTAATTTTGCGATTGATACAGAGTGTGAGGAAGTATATACAGGAGCATTTACCGATTTGCTGACAGGCATAAGAAAAATGAATGAGGAGATTGATACAACTGTAAGAGGGGTAGATGATGCATCGGGGCAGGTTCTTACAGGTTCCACAAACCTTGCAGAAGCGGCACAGTCTTTAGCAGAAGGCGCAACGGATCAGGCGGCATCGGTTGAGGAAATGCAGGCAACTATCAATGAACTTACAAGCGGAATAAAAACAACAGCAGAAGAATTAGGAACAGCTTACGATGAAGCCTATAAGTATGCGGAGATTGCAGAAGGCAGTCGTGGAGATATGGAAGTATTAGTGCAGGCTATGTCACGCATAAATGAAACCTCTGAGAAGATAGGAGCAATTATCACACAGATTGAAGATATTGCAAGCCAGACAAATCTTCTTTCATTAAATGCTTCGATTGAGGCAGCAAGAGCTGGAGAAGCCGGAAAAGGTTTTGCTGTTGTTGCGGATCAGATCAGAAACCTTGCAGAACAGAGTGCAAAATCAGCGGTGGATTCAAAAGCACTTATTGAAGCGGCTATTCATGAGGTTGGAGATGGAAATATGTATGCAGAGAAAGCCTCAACTTCATTGAGAGAAGTTGTGGATGGCATACAGGCGATTGCAGACAGTGCGAAAAAGATAAAAGAAATTTCCATTGAACAGGCAGACAGTATGGAACAGGTAGAGGCAACCGCAGAAAGAATTGCTGAAGTTGTTCAGAATAATTCGGCTGCGGCACAGGAAACATCAGCGACGAGTGAAGAACTTACAGCTCAGGCTACAACACTTAGCGGTATGGTTTCGGTATTTAAATTAAGACAATAA
- a CDS encoding SpoVG family protein → MKYSIKVNEVRARDGSNIKGFATVVFGDSFKITNIAILENKEKGELFVSMPRYRSNERDEKNSVIYKDVCNPITAEFREELYTNILGAYAKIREPEKAETQTQGKTQEMPEFSVTVTPYEREGSNIKGLARIYFENSFIVNNVNILQGKEKIFVSMPSYKTKQVDENGKPIYQDVCYPVTKDFREKLYNEIIAEYEKAKDKSNEKARENAEQNHGNPDKDKKDTPFR, encoded by the coding sequence ATGAAGTATTCAATTAAGGTAAACGAGGTAAGAGCAAGAGATGGCAGCAATATCAAGGGTTTTGCGACCGTGGTATTTGGTGATTCATTCAAGATTACCAATATCGCAATCCTTGAAAATAAGGAAAAGGGAGAGCTTTTTGTATCAATGCCAAGATACCGTTCCAATGAGCGTGATGAGAAAAACAGCGTGATTTATAAGGATGTATGCAATCCTATCACGGCAGAGTTTCGTGAGGAACTCTATACTAATATCCTTGGGGCTTATGCAAAAATCAGGGAGCCGGAGAAAGCAGAAACACAGACACAGGGAAAAACTCAGGAAATGCCGGAGTTTTCCGTGACGGTAACACCTTATGAAAGGGAAGGCAGTAATATCAAGGGACTTGCCCGTATTTACTTTGAAAACAGCTTCATTGTAAATAATGTAAATATCCTTCAGGGCAAAGAAAAAATCTTTGTGTCAATGCCTTCTTATAAGACAAAGCAGGTGGACGAGAATGGCAAACCGATTTATCAGGATGTCTGCTATCCGGTCACAAAGGATTTCAGGGAGAAGCTCTATAATGAGATTATTGCAGAATATGAGAAAGCAAAGGATAAGAGCAACGAAAAAGCAAGGGAGAATGCCGAACAGAACCACGGAAATCCCGACAAGGATAAAAAGGATACACCCTTTCGATAA
- a CDS encoding DUF4367 domain-containing protein: MDMNWQTMLHEAANASFEKDIEVRSAADNDAYSCVDLPKAKIRELSEKILHLPHQGIVLLFSRYCFRLSPQETEKFFQMKNAKGRFRFYRELLSTSMGLSSEQVISDASLNRACKIAMKDYLRTELKEDAAVSSTGKSRTHIVFRRFGKAVAVAAITITLLFSTAMVTNAKIREKVIAWIVETFEKYSIFELQSDGENTKPDLQSYKPTYLPDGAELKNTVEQPEMLAYEYAINESSYFNILLSKSDTRIYADAENTEIESFDKDGVIGYYFKKDDLNYICYERDGDFFSIYGSIDMDELIKIAAGITTE, translated from the coding sequence ATGGATATGAATTGGCAAACCATGCTGCATGAAGCAGCAAATGCCAGCTTTGAAAAGGATATAGAAGTTCGCTCTGCCGCCGATAATGACGCCTACTCCTGTGTAGATTTACCGAAAGCAAAGATCCGAGAATTAAGCGAAAAGATTCTGCACTTGCCGCATCAGGGAATTGTTCTATTATTTAGTAGATACTGCTTCCGGCTATCTCCCCAAGAAACTGAAAAGTTTTTCCAAATGAAAAATGCAAAGGGTCGCTTCCGCTTTTACCGTGAACTACTTTCTACAAGCATGGGGCTTAGCTCGGAGCAAGTGATTTCGGATGCTTCTCTCAATCGCGCCTGTAAAATTGCTATGAAAGACTATTTACGCACGGAGCTAAAAGAGGATGCTGCTGTAAGTAGTACCGGAAAGAGCCGAACGCATATTGTGTTCAGACGGTTCGGCAAAGCTGTTGCAGTCGCAGCAATTACCATAACCCTGTTGTTCTCAACGGCTATGGTAACTAATGCAAAGATCAGGGAAAAAGTGATTGCGTGGATAGTCGAGACATTTGAAAAATACAGTATCTTTGAACTGCAAAGCGACGGGGAAAACACAAAGCCCGATTTGCAGAGCTATAAGCCTACCTATCTTCCCGACGGGGCGGAATTGAAGAATACGGTTGAACAGCCGGAAATGCTTGCCTATGAATATGCCATCAACGAATCGAGTTATTTTAATATTCTTCTTAGTAAATCAGATACAAGGATTTACGCCGACGCAGAAAATACAGAAATTGAATCGTTTGACAAGGATGGTGTGATTGGCTACTACTTCAAGAAAGATGATTTGAATTATATTTGCTATGAGCGGGATGGCGATTTCTTTTCTATATATGGCTCTATTGATATGGACGAACTGATAAAAATTGCCGCTGGTATAACAACAGAATGA
- a CDS encoding LptM family lipoprotein: MKKVFTFFLAMAIIFGISGCGKKEYIVFPFSASDVVKIETYYSNSEADTKEKTLTEEADIDYLYTFFSELPVKDANSDSTNDGSTIKFVFDLSDGTNYELVYIGIATKKGYLQSETSDFYYFTSSDIIGVWANLSKMRLDF, translated from the coding sequence ATGAAGAAAGTCTTTACATTTTTTCTCGCAATGGCAATTATATTTGGAATTTCTGGTTGTGGAAAGAAAGAATATATTGTTTTTCCTTTTTCTGCATCAGATGTTGTGAAAATTGAAACGTACTATTCTAACTCAGAGGCAGACACCAAGGAAAAAACGCTAACAGAAGAAGCGGATATTGACTACCTATATACGTTTTTTTCTGAGCTGCCTGTGAAAGATGCAAATTCAGATTCTACTAACGACGGTAGTACAATAAAATTCGTGTTTGATCTTTCAGATGGGACGAATTACGAACTTGTTTACATTGGTATTGCAACAAAAAAGGGATACCTACAATCTGAAACTTCTGATTTTTATTATTTTACATCTTCTGACATCATTGGTGTTTGGGCAAACTTATCTAAGATGCGGCTTGACTTTTAA